In a genomic window of Planctomycetaceae bacterium:
- a CDS encoding sulfite exporter TauE/SafE family protein, with protein MKPAVIDRIRAVWPFLIWLLLFYLLWTTLVTALRAWSVVAGHWPISLTMLFGSYVAGATPMGGGTVAFPVLVLVFDHPGSLGCHFALAIQSVGMVSASIYILSTRKPVIWPALKPTMFGSLVGTPIGTYFVAPIIPDLWVKLTFAVVWAAFGIMHLIKLRELVRMHRTNAIPPTSFRTVFFLVGVAGGLLASITGVGIDMMVYAILVLYFREDLKTAIPTSVIVMAFTSLVGIATNIAFHQLYPDRFSIDPLFFENWLAAAPVVAVGAPLGAFVVSLIPRTPTLVFVSMLCLIQFGSTIIHERVTGTLLALTLTALAAMNLVFHLLYVSGTRMMQEER; from the coding sequence TTGAAGCCTGCTGTCATCGATCGCATTCGAGCCGTGTGGCCGTTTTTGATCTGGCTACTGTTGTTCTATTTGCTCTGGACCACTCTTGTGACTGCCCTGAGGGCATGGTCAGTGGTGGCTGGTCACTGGCCGATCTCCTTAACCATGTTGTTTGGCTCCTATGTTGCCGGGGCTACCCCGATGGGAGGCGGCACGGTTGCCTTTCCCGTCCTTGTCCTTGTCTTCGATCATCCCGGTTCGCTCGGCTGCCATTTCGCACTGGCAATTCAGTCTGTGGGGATGGTCTCAGCGAGTATCTACATTCTCAGTACGCGGAAACCCGTTATCTGGCCAGCGCTGAAGCCAACAATGTTTGGATCACTGGTTGGTACTCCCATAGGAACGTACTTCGTCGCCCCAATAATTCCAGACCTTTGGGTAAAGCTGACGTTCGCCGTGGTCTGGGCAGCGTTTGGAATTATGCACCTGATCAAGTTGCGAGAACTTGTGCGGATGCACCGAACAAACGCCATCCCCCCGACATCTTTCAGGACGGTCTTTTTCCTCGTTGGTGTTGCGGGTGGCCTTCTGGCGTCGATTACCGGAGTCGGAATCGACATGATGGTCTATGCCATACTCGTTCTCTACTTCCGAGAAGATCTTAAGACGGCTATTCCAACGTCGGTGATCGTCATGGCATTCACATCGCTTGTCGGCATCGCGACGAACATTGCATTTCACCAACTATACCCGGATCGATTCTCTATTGACCCACTGTTTTTTGAGAATTGGCTGGCTGCGGCGCCCGTAGTTGCCGTTGGAGCACCGTTGGGTGCGTTTGTCGTCAGCCTGATCCCGCGGACGCCAACGCTTGTTTTTGTTTCGATGTTGTGCCTGATTCAGTTCGGTTCGACCATTATCCACGAAAGAGTCACTGGTACTTTGCTGGCATTAACGTTGACAGCACTTGCAGCCATGAACCTGGTGTTTCATCTGCTGTACGTCTCCGGAACACGTATGATGCAGGAAGAACGATAG
- a CDS encoding NAD(P)H-dependent oxidoreductase encodes MPVARILCFAGSTRNDSFNKKLAQLAANAMESAGAEVTVIDLRDFPLPLFDEDLESNSGMPEHASRLKQLFQNHHGILIASPEYNSSLSAVLKNALDWVSRREGNEPPKVAFLGKVAAIMSATPSGLGGIRGLSHLRSILQAIGMHVMPDQFMLSAAHQAFDGQGNLIDAAKLDALAIQMKSFVETVEKLQ; translated from the coding sequence ATGCCTGTCGCTCGCATTCTTTGTTTTGCCGGTAGTACTCGGAACGATTCATTTAACAAGAAGCTGGCTCAACTGGCAGCAAATGCAATGGAGTCCGCGGGCGCAGAAGTCACGGTCATCGACTTGCGGGACTTTCCACTACCTCTGTTTGATGAGGATTTGGAATCGAACAGTGGAATGCCGGAACACGCCAGCCGCCTGAAACAGTTGTTCCAGAATCATCATGGCATCTTGATCGCATCGCCCGAATACAACAGCTCTCTGAGTGCTGTGCTGAAGAATGCTCTGGACTGGGTATCTCGACGTGAAGGAAACGAACCTCCCAAAGTGGCGTTTCTCGGCAAAGTCGCCGCAATCATGAGCGCGACGCCAAGCGGGCTTGGGGGCATTCGAGGCTTGTCGCACCTTCGATCGATTCTACAGGCAATCGGGATGCATGTGATGCCGGACCAGTTCATGCTGTCTGCCGCTCACCAGGCCTTTGACGGGCAGGGAAATCTGATCGACGCGGCTAAGCTGGATGCATTGGCGATACAAATGAAGTCATTCGTCGAGACGGTGGAAAAGCTGCAGTAA
- a CDS encoding error-prone DNA polymerase gives MIRVFFGPCMFSSFDRLCDTWIMPDPPPLKRRHRAKPNVDQTLRDDIDGGLNPLSSPEQANDTVPYAELHCRTNYSFLEGASHADELTARAVELGLNSIAVTDRNTLAGVVRAHVAAKECGIKLLVGAEIVPDNGPCLVLLAMNRQGYGHLAQLITAGRRRAPKGECRIRMADVQQYSEGILCCVPLSIESRLRYERRYQPGSDIDLPDASLQAVKSIFADRCYAMAELHMGPNDSSRLDRWIEQCQRLNVPLVASNDVHYHIPRRRALHDVVTSIRLNTPLQNLGHEVFPNGERCLKTPREMLRLMQGRHELLRRTVEVADRCQFSLDELRYEYPEELVPTGTTPIQHLTNLTWRGARLRYPDGVPGKVRDLIIHELTLIQELQYEAYFLTVYDLVRFARERGILCQGRGSAANSVVCFCIGVTSVDPSRIDVLFERFISRERNEAPDIDVDFEHERREEVLQYLFERYGRDRAGMTAAVITYRPRSAIRDVGKALSLSNDRIDKLASQMEHVDRAENMPDRMREGGIDPESQLGRRMLELVTSLLSFPRHLSQHSGGMVMSRGPLDELVPIENAAMPGRTVIQWDKDDLDALGLLKVDVLSLGMLSCIRRAFDMVKLYHGRQLTLADVPSEDPAVYDMICEADTIGVFQIESRAQMSMLPRLRPRCFYDLVIEVAIVRPGPIQGDMVHPYLRRRAGEEPVEYPNAEVRSVLHKTLGVPIFQEQAMRLAIVAAGFTPGEADQLRKAMGAWRKTGVIQKFHDKLIAGMAAKGYDEDFAERVFKQISGFGEYGFPESHAASFALLVYVSAWLKRYHPAVFCASLINSQPMGFYAPAQLIRDARDHGVRVLPIDVNHSHWDCTMELCEGSVEQRESSRRTNHLDERFALRLGFRLLHGLPEDQAQAIEMERQQRGIFRSFDEFARRSRLSRHTLQLLSRADALASLKINRRDAFWKALPAQEQLPLFRKSDQPVADEPVPELPEMTAQEEVVADYTSAGLSLRKHPVAFLREQLTTLRAVTAEQLSVLQPDRRVKVAGLVLMRQRPSTAAGITFVTLEDETGVANLVVYPSVWQHFRQTARFASVMMASGRLQREGDVIHVVCDRLEDVSEMLNRLESKSRDFR, from the coding sequence ATGATTCGAGTATTCTTCGGGCCCTGCATGTTTTCGTCATTCGACAGACTGTGCGACACCTGGATTATGCCGGACCCGCCGCCACTTAAACGTCGCCACCGGGCGAAACCCAACGTCGATCAAACGCTCCGTGACGACATTGACGGTGGCTTGAACCCGTTGTCATCGCCGGAGCAGGCGAATGATACGGTCCCGTACGCAGAACTGCACTGCCGGACCAATTACTCTTTTCTTGAAGGTGCATCCCACGCAGATGAACTGACGGCTCGCGCAGTGGAACTGGGACTAAACTCCATTGCGGTGACTGACCGAAATACACTCGCCGGTGTCGTCAGGGCTCATGTCGCAGCCAAAGAATGCGGGATCAAGTTGCTCGTGGGCGCAGAGATTGTTCCGGACAACGGCCCCTGTCTGGTGCTGCTGGCGATGAATCGTCAGGGATACGGTCATCTCGCACAGCTCATCACTGCCGGCCGCCGCAGAGCCCCAAAGGGCGAATGTCGAATTCGAATGGCCGATGTTCAACAGTACTCAGAAGGAATTCTGTGCTGCGTTCCGCTCAGTATAGAAAGTCGTTTGCGTTATGAACGACGGTACCAGCCCGGCAGCGATATTGACCTGCCCGATGCCAGTCTTCAGGCGGTCAAGTCGATTTTTGCGGATCGTTGCTATGCAATGGCTGAACTGCACATGGGCCCAAACGACTCCAGTCGGCTTGATCGATGGATTGAGCAGTGCCAACGACTGAATGTGCCTTTAGTCGCTTCTAATGATGTCCATTATCATATTCCTCGCAGACGCGCACTGCATGATGTTGTGACCAGCATTCGCCTGAACACTCCGCTGCAGAATCTTGGGCATGAGGTGTTCCCTAACGGAGAACGCTGTCTGAAGACACCGCGCGAAATGCTGCGACTGATGCAAGGACGGCACGAACTACTGCGTAGGACAGTCGAAGTTGCGGATCGCTGCCAGTTTTCACTGGACGAATTGCGATATGAATATCCTGAGGAACTTGTTCCCACCGGAACGACGCCCATTCAGCACCTGACCAATCTGACTTGGCGCGGCGCAAGACTGCGCTATCCAGACGGCGTTCCCGGTAAAGTCCGTGATCTGATCATTCACGAACTCACGCTGATTCAGGAGCTTCAGTACGAAGCCTATTTCCTGACGGTGTACGATCTGGTCAGGTTCGCCCGTGAACGCGGAATCTTATGTCAGGGGCGAGGTTCAGCCGCCAATTCGGTTGTGTGCTTCTGTATTGGCGTCACTTCGGTGGATCCGTCACGTATTGATGTTCTGTTCGAAAGATTCATCAGCAGGGAACGGAATGAAGCGCCGGATATCGATGTCGATTTCGAACACGAACGTCGTGAGGAGGTACTTCAGTATCTGTTTGAACGGTACGGACGAGATCGCGCCGGCATGACCGCTGCGGTGATAACATATCGCCCTCGTTCCGCAATTCGAGACGTTGGTAAAGCGTTGAGTCTGTCGAATGATCGTATCGATAAGCTCGCCAGTCAGATGGAGCACGTCGATCGAGCCGAAAACATGCCCGATCGCATGCGGGAAGGCGGAATCGATCCTGAGTCGCAGCTTGGCCGCCGAATGCTGGAGCTTGTGACATCACTTCTGAGCTTTCCTCGCCATCTGTCTCAGCATTCCGGTGGTATGGTGATGTCGCGTGGCCCGCTTGACGAACTGGTCCCGATCGAGAATGCCGCCATGCCCGGGCGTACAGTCATCCAGTGGGATAAGGACGATCTGGATGCATTGGGGCTGTTGAAGGTTGATGTACTTAGCCTGGGAATGCTGAGCTGCATTCGCCGTGCATTTGATATGGTCAAACTCTATCACGGAAGGCAGTTAACCCTGGCCGATGTGCCATCGGAAGACCCTGCTGTTTACGACATGATCTGTGAGGCGGATACCATTGGTGTCTTTCAGATCGAAAGCCGTGCGCAGATGAGCATGCTTCCACGACTGCGGCCCCGCTGTTTTTACGACCTGGTGATTGAAGTTGCCATCGTACGCCCCGGTCCGATCCAGGGGGACATGGTGCATCCTTACCTGCGCCGGCGAGCGGGTGAAGAGCCCGTGGAATATCCGAATGCTGAAGTTCGGTCCGTTCTGCACAAGACACTCGGCGTCCCTATTTTTCAGGAACAGGCCATGCGACTGGCCATTGTCGCCGCCGGATTCACTCCCGGTGAAGCCGATCAGCTGCGAAAGGCTATGGGGGCATGGCGAAAGACCGGCGTGATCCAGAAGTTCCACGACAAGTTGATCGCGGGAATGGCCGCCAAAGGATACGACGAAGACTTTGCTGAACGTGTTTTCAAACAGATCAGCGGATTTGGGGAGTATGGATTCCCGGAATCACATGCGGCAAGTTTCGCCCTGCTGGTCTATGTCTCTGCCTGGCTGAAGCGCTACCATCCCGCCGTCTTTTGTGCGTCCCTTATCAATAGTCAGCCCATGGGATTCTACGCGCCGGCGCAATTGATTCGGGATGCTCGCGATCATGGAGTTCGGGTCTTACCGATCGATGTAAATCACAGTCACTGGGATTGCACCATGGAACTCTGCGAAGGATCGGTTGAGCAGCGAGAGTCTTCCCGCAGAACAAACCATCTGGATGAGCGTTTCGCTTTACGACTGGGTTTCCGCTTGCTGCACGGATTGCCTGAAGACCAGGCGCAGGCCATCGAAATGGAGCGTCAGCAGCGGGGAATCTTCAGATCCTTCGACGAATTTGCCCGAAGATCTCGACTGAGTCGGCACACGCTGCAGTTACTGTCCCGTGCTGATGCGCTGGCGTCACTGAAGATCAATCGACGCGATGCGTTCTGGAAAGCGTTGCCAGCGCAGGAACAGTTGCCGCTGTTTCGGAAATCCGATCAGCCTGTTGCGGACGAACCGGTGCCCGAGTTGCCTGAAATGACGGCTCAGGAAGAAGTCGTTGCTGACTATACCTCCGCCGGTCTTTCTCTGCGGAAACACCCGGTCGCCTTCCTGAGAGAACAGCTGACAACCCTGCGTGCAGTGACCGCCGAACAGCTGTCTGTCCTGCAACCTGATCGAAGAGTCAAGGTGGCCGGCCTGGTGTTGATGCGTCAACGCCCCTCAACAGCTGCTGGCATCACTTTCGTGACCCTGGAAGATGAAACAGGTGTTGCAAATCTGGTGGTCTACCCGAGTGTCTGGCAACATTTTCGGCAGACCGCTCGATTCGCCAGCGTCATGATGGCAAGTGGCCGGCTGCAGCGAGAAGGCGATGTAATCCACGTTGTTTGCGATCGACTGGAAGACGTCTCCGAAATGCTAAACAGACTTGAGTCAAAATCGCGGGACTTCCGATAG
- the amrS gene encoding AmmeMemoRadiSam system radical SAM enzyme: protein MSNHRFERHPQAHTPTQAKWWHSLPDSERIICDLCPRECSLKPDDRGFCFVRQNIDGQMQLTTYGRSTGFCIDPIEKKPLNHFLPGTPVLSFGTAGCNLGCQFCQNWDISKSREVERLSEVAMPEQIVQAALQTGCRSVAFTYNDPIVWAEYAIDTANACRAAGIQAVAVTAGYIHPDARAEFFHPMNAANVDLKAITEEFYHHITYSHLKPVLETLAWLKNESDVWFEITNLIIPKANDSADDLQRMCDWILSCVGDEVPVHFSAFHPDFRMNDRERTPHETLLKAKQIALSTGIKFVYVGNVNDKQNQSTWCPQCKHLLIERDWYELGAWALKENQCSNCGYRIPGVFEAKPGVWGRKRQPIRISQLQNLKESQMANSVKEKPRISKLQEDVIHRSACELVLAAVQGTPALLTDETLANAANTTVMGVFVTLKKAGQLRGCIGRLGQPMPLLTALRESATRTATSDPRFRPVSFPELSGLTLDVTLLFNFETMPESVEDRLAGVEVGRHGLRIQLGSQAGLLLPSVPVEQGWDAITFLVQVCRKAGMPANAWKDPKAALERFEGRMIEGSFDHTLIQSVRVNQTPSRFTVTRDQIQRLNQFSRSNVLALIRGAVPACMLPAGCDDGPVSGLAMQLTFKGTSESILFSRLYLKGEIPFQSTLMQICQSAADWCRKHGRESATLNQLQTDLAVFHSPLPAGSVAKPSFANFRPGEMGLAVSAPGVNAWLFDSAMTGQDLWTSVFTQAADALPPDASLHTFTCQATCPAMQKLSFSTAGRFSGVRKPAVAGTFYPAAAAELRDLVSDCFHRAPTPPCTTNGRRNWPAVMVPHAGLRYSGHIAAGAFKLLDIPDTAIIIGPRHTPEGCDFALAPWETWNLPTGTMDSDTQTSSLLLSRVDGLRPDAAAHAREHSIELELPLIQHIAPKCKVVGITVGRLSLEACLTAGRQLGQLLQQSSPPPLLIISSDMNHFASDQRNRELDEIALTAMESLDPVVLYQTVRDHRISMCGVLPAVIVMEALRTAGLLETAHRTGYATSAEVTGDQSRVVGYAGMLLG from the coding sequence GTGAGCAATCATCGATTCGAGCGACATCCGCAAGCTCACACACCAACGCAGGCAAAGTGGTGGCATTCCCTGCCTGACTCCGAACGCATCATCTGCGATCTCTGTCCGCGTGAATGCAGCCTGAAACCGGACGATCGAGGTTTTTGTTTTGTACGTCAGAATATTGACGGTCAAATGCAGCTGACAACCTACGGACGGAGCACGGGGTTCTGCATCGATCCCATCGAAAAAAAACCGTTGAATCATTTCCTGCCGGGAACGCCAGTCCTGTCATTCGGCACGGCGGGATGCAATCTGGGCTGTCAGTTCTGCCAGAATTGGGATATCTCCAAATCTCGGGAAGTCGAAAGACTCAGCGAAGTCGCAATGCCCGAGCAGATTGTTCAGGCAGCTCTTCAGACAGGTTGCCGCAGTGTCGCATTCACCTACAACGATCCCATTGTCTGGGCCGAGTATGCGATCGACACCGCCAACGCATGCCGGGCTGCTGGCATTCAGGCCGTCGCTGTCACTGCCGGGTATATTCATCCGGATGCGAGGGCTGAGTTTTTTCATCCTATGAATGCAGCCAACGTCGATCTCAAGGCAATCACAGAGGAGTTCTACCATCACATCACCTACTCACATTTGAAGCCGGTCCTGGAAACGCTTGCCTGGCTGAAAAATGAAAGCGATGTCTGGTTCGAAATCACAAACCTGATAATCCCGAAAGCCAATGATTCTGCAGACGACCTGCAGCGAATGTGCGACTGGATTCTCAGTTGTGTGGGCGATGAGGTGCCAGTTCACTTTTCAGCCTTTCACCCCGATTTTCGCATGAACGATCGTGAAAGGACTCCGCATGAAACATTACTGAAAGCAAAACAGATCGCCCTCTCAACAGGTATCAAATTTGTCTACGTTGGAAACGTCAACGATAAGCAAAACCAAAGCACGTGGTGCCCCCAGTGCAAACATCTGTTAATCGAACGAGACTGGTACGAACTTGGAGCATGGGCACTGAAAGAGAATCAGTGCTCCAATTGTGGATACCGTATTCCCGGTGTCTTCGAGGCAAAGCCCGGAGTATGGGGTCGAAAACGTCAGCCAATTCGAATTAGTCAGCTTCAGAATCTCAAAGAGTCTCAGATGGCAAACAGTGTGAAGGAAAAGCCGCGGATCTCCAAACTGCAGGAAGACGTGATCCATCGCTCCGCATGCGAATTGGTTTTGGCCGCAGTTCAGGGCACACCTGCATTGCTGACAGACGAGACGCTGGCAAACGCTGCGAATACCACAGTGATGGGCGTCTTTGTGACACTAAAGAAGGCGGGACAACTACGTGGATGCATCGGCAGGCTGGGTCAGCCTATGCCGCTATTGACGGCACTCCGCGAGTCAGCAACGCGAACTGCGACGTCGGACCCCCGGTTTCGGCCGGTTTCATTCCCTGAGCTTTCGGGGCTGACACTGGATGTCACCCTGCTGTTCAATTTCGAAACGATGCCTGAAAGTGTTGAAGACCGGTTGGCTGGAGTCGAAGTCGGAAGACATGGGCTCAGAATTCAGCTTGGTTCCCAGGCCGGACTTCTACTGCCCAGTGTGCCTGTTGAACAGGGTTGGGACGCAATCACATTCTTAGTGCAGGTCTGCCGAAAAGCCGGCATGCCGGCCAATGCATGGAAGGATCCCAAAGCAGCCCTCGAACGATTTGAAGGCCGCATGATTGAGGGCAGCTTCGATCACACACTGATTCAGTCTGTTCGCGTGAATCAGACACCTTCCCGTTTCACCGTAACCCGAGATCAGATTCAACGACTGAATCAGTTCTCGCGATCGAATGTTCTCGCACTCATCCGGGGGGCTGTTCCAGCCTGCATGCTCCCGGCAGGGTGCGACGATGGTCCAGTCAGCGGTCTTGCCATGCAACTGACCTTCAAAGGAACGTCGGAATCCATACTGTTTTCGCGTTTGTATCTAAAGGGTGAGATTCCATTTCAGTCAACGCTGATGCAAATCTGCCAGAGTGCGGCTGACTGGTGCAGAAAACACGGACGAGAATCCGCGACGCTGAACCAGTTACAGACGGACCTCGCTGTTTTCCATTCTCCGTTGCCCGCGGGGAGTGTGGCGAAACCTTCATTTGCAAATTTCCGGCCAGGTGAAATGGGACTTGCGGTTTCCGCACCCGGTGTCAATGCCTGGTTGTTTGACAGCGCAATGACAGGTCAGGATCTGTGGACGAGTGTATTTACACAAGCTGCCGACGCTTTACCTCCGGATGCAAGTCTCCACACGTTTACCTGCCAGGCCACGTGTCCGGCGATGCAAAAACTTTCATTCTCCACCGCAGGCAGATTTTCAGGCGTTCGCAAACCTGCAGTTGCCGGAACATTTTATCCAGCAGCAGCGGCAGAGCTGCGGGATCTGGTTTCGGACTGCTTTCATCGAGCGCCCACGCCCCCCTGTACCACAAACGGTCGCCGCAACTGGCCTGCAGTTATGGTTCCGCATGCGGGATTGCGGTACTCCGGACACATTGCAGCAGGCGCATTCAAGTTATTGGACATTCCGGATACCGCCATCATCATCGGACCTCGCCATACGCCGGAGGGTTGCGATTTTGCACTGGCGCCCTGGGAGACATGGAATCTGCCAACAGGAACGATGGATTCAGACACTCAAACATCCAGTCTGCTCTTGTCGCGTGTTGATGGTTTACGGCCCGACGCCGCAGCGCATGCACGCGAACACAGTATCGAACTGGAGTTGCCATTGATCCAGCATATCGCCCCCAAATGCAAAGTGGTGGGTATCACTGTTGGGCGTCTCTCACTGGAAGCATGCCTAACTGCTGGACGGCAACTCGGTCAGCTACTGCAGCAGTCCTCGCCCCCTCCATTGTTAATCATCTCGAGCGACATGAATCATTTTGCATCAGATCAGCGCAATCGAGAACTAGATGAGATAGCCCTGACGGCGATGGAGTCACTTGATCCCGTGGTGCTTTATCAGACGGTTCGTGATCACCGGATTAGTATGTGCGGAGTTCTTCCGGCGGTCATTGTAATGGAGGCTCTTCGGACAGCAGGTCTGCTCGAAACAGCCCATCGGACCGGATATGCCACAAGTGCTGAAGTGACGGGCGACCAATCTCGGGTGGTGGGTTACGCAGGGATGCTTCTCGGTTAG
- a CDS encoding EVE domain-containing protein — MRRYWLFKSEPDVFSIQDLNNAKGKRTSWEGVRNYQVRNMLRDDVQKGDGVLFYHSRVDPMVIAGTAEVVKAGYADHFAQDPEHKYYDPKSTRENPIWFMVDIRLVKVFESPVSRQQLADDPDTSGMKVMSKGSRLSITPVTEDEWIAVHRIAGVELS, encoded by the coding sequence ATGCGACGCTATTGGCTGTTTAAATCTGAACCCGACGTATTTTCAATTCAGGACCTTAACAACGCAAAAGGGAAACGAACGTCGTGGGAAGGTGTCCGTAACTATCAGGTCCGTAATATGCTGCGTGACGACGTGCAAAAAGGTGATGGCGTTTTGTTCTATCACAGCAGAGTTGACCCAATGGTGATCGCAGGGACAGCAGAAGTCGTCAAAGCTGGCTATGCAGATCATTTTGCGCAGGATCCCGAGCACAAGTATTACGATCCCAAATCGACCAGAGAGAATCCAATCTGGTTTATGGTCGACATTCGACTGGTGAAAGTCTTTGAATCCCCGGTGAGTCGCCAGCAACTGGCCGACGATCCCGATACGTCCGGCATGAAAGTCATGTCGAAAGGGTCCCGACTTTCGATTACTCCGGTGACAGAAGACGAGTGGATTGCAGTGCATCGTATTGCCGGCGTCGAACTATCATAG
- a CDS encoding GNAT family N-acetyltransferase: protein MSTMECLLKMADLNNILRVAPLFDEYRQWYGMSADLSGARSFLMQRTQASESVVLFAETDDVVVGFVQLYPLFSSISLESIWVLNDLFVAVDFRGKGIGTMLLNAATEFARETGAIRMELETASTNQTAQRFYEAHGWQKETEMLAYRLTLQESEERTR from the coding sequence ATGAGTACCATGGAATGCCTCTTGAAAATGGCGGATCTCAACAACATCCTCAGGGTTGCACCATTGTTTGATGAGTATCGGCAATGGTACGGAATGTCGGCCGATTTGTCCGGCGCCCGGAGCTTTCTGATGCAGAGAACTCAGGCATCGGAATCTGTGGTTCTTTTTGCCGAAACAGATGATGTGGTCGTTGGCTTTGTGCAACTCTACCCATTGTTCTCTTCGATAAGCCTGGAATCCATCTGGGTACTAAACGACCTTTTTGTTGCGGTGGATTTCAGAGGGAAGGGAATCGGGACAATGCTGTTGAACGCTGCAACAGAATTCGCGAGAGAGACGGGGGCGATAAGGATGGAGCTTGAGACAGCATCAACCAATCAGACGGCGCAGCGATTCTATGAAGCTCACGGATGGCAGAAGGAAACCGAAATGCTGGCATACCGGCTGACGCTTCAGGAGTCCGAAGAACGGACCCGTTGA
- a CDS encoding Dabb family protein codes for MLSHMVYFTLNDASEDACRKLVEDCHKFLKPHAGIVFYAAGTLAPEFDRPVNDQNFNVALHVVFDTKESHDAYQVSESHLQFIAQNKETWKQVRVFDAYVASGH; via the coding sequence ATGCTTTCACACATGGTGTATTTCACTTTGAATGACGCTTCTGAAGATGCCTGCAGGAAGCTGGTCGAAGACTGTCACAAGTTCCTGAAACCACATGCCGGCATCGTCTTCTACGCCGCAGGAACACTGGCCCCCGAATTTGATCGCCCGGTGAATGACCAGAATTTTAACGTCGCACTGCATGTTGTTTTTGACACGAAAGAATCTCACGACGCCTATCAGGTATCTGAATCGCACCTACAATTCATAGCGCAGAACAAAGAAACGTGGAAGCAGGTGCGTGTGTTTGATGCGTACGTAGCCAGCGGTCACTAA
- the recR gene encoding recombination mediator RecR — protein MAGRFENQDHPYGPSVARLIEEFGKLPGIGRKSAERLANHILSATLEEANGLADAIRDVKQHVKRCSTCFNLTETETCRICSDPRRDRHVVCVVEQPKDVVALESSGAFNGLYHVLGGRIAPLEGVSPEDLTIHQLVQRVRKQGVTELVMATNPTLEGDGTALFITNILQNDNVRITRLARGIASGSVLEFANREMLADALRGRQQF, from the coding sequence ATGGCCGGACGATTTGAAAACCAGGACCATCCCTATGGCCCCAGTGTCGCGCGACTCATCGAGGAATTTGGAAAACTCCCCGGGATCGGCCGGAAATCTGCAGAACGGCTTGCCAATCACATTCTTTCCGCAACTCTGGAGGAGGCGAATGGTCTCGCGGATGCCATTCGCGATGTGAAACAGCATGTGAAACGCTGCTCAACCTGCTTCAACCTGACGGAAACAGAAACCTGCCGCATCTGTTCTGACCCGCGGCGAGATCGACATGTGGTCTGCGTTGTCGAACAGCCGAAAGATGTCGTGGCGCTGGAATCCTCTGGCGCATTCAACGGCCTTTACCATGTTCTTGGCGGCCGCATTGCTCCACTTGAGGGCGTTTCTCCCGAAGACCTCACCATTCACCAGCTTGTGCAACGCGTCCGCAAGCAGGGAGTCACGGAGCTCGTAATGGCTACGAACCCGACTCTGGAGGGCGATGGAACGGCACTTTTCATTACCAACATCCTCCAGAACGACAACGTTCGAATTACCCGGCTTGCCAGGGGGATCGCATCGGGCAGTGTCCTCGAATTTGCAAATCGAGAAATGCTGGCTGACGCACTTCGCGGCCGTCAGCAGTTCTAG
- a CDS encoding YbaB/EbfC family nucleoid-associated protein yields MFKGLGNLTGMLQQAREMQERMAGVKEAIAALKVEGSAGGGMVKATASGDMRILNIAIDPSLLEPPDREMLEDLTTAAINQALQKAKAASAEQMASITSSMDVPGLQDALAKFGMGEQ; encoded by the coding sequence ATGTTCAAAGGATTAGGAAATCTGACAGGGATGCTTCAGCAGGCCCGCGAAATGCAGGAGCGAATGGCTGGCGTGAAAGAAGCCATTGCCGCTTTAAAGGTCGAAGGCAGCGCTGGGGGGGGGATGGTCAAAGCCACGGCCTCGGGCGATATGCGAATTTTGAACATAGCCATCGATCCTTCGCTGCTTGAACCGCCGGACCGAGAGATGCTTGAAGATCTGACGACAGCAGCAATCAATCAGGCATTGCAGAAGGCGAAAGCAGCTTCCGCAGAACAGATGGCCTCCATTACCAGCAGCATGGATGTTCCCGGTCTGCAGGATGCGCTCGCTAAATTCGGGATGGGTGAACAATAG